From the Psilocybe cubensis strain MGC-MH-2018 chromosome 6, whole genome shotgun sequence genome, the window ATGCGCCTCAAGTGCGCAAATAAGGGGCTAAGAAAAGAGTGGATAGCAACAGAATACGTAAGTGGAAGACTCCCCAGGAGGATCTGTCATTGGCGGACACCGAAAAAATGAATGTGGGGAAGCTAGAGGCACGGAATCAAAATATTGTTTTTCTGATGCAACCGACTCGAGCACAGCCAACGGGCGGCAGGGTTCGTAGACGTTGAATAAAATGTTTCCCGGCATGCTGATCCGTACCGTGATTAACCCATACTTCGATGTATGTTTTCTGCATCCGTCCGATCTCCAGTGTCTGTTTCCCGTTCACGGGAAGCATAAAGGCCCGGATGATCTTCTttcgggggaggaggggtcATGTACTGCGGTGACACCTCCGGAGGCTGAAAGGCAAAGTTGTCGAGCGCCATCACGGAAGTGTAGGGACGAACTTCCGGGGCGAGAGCATCCAATTCATGCTCGGGCACGGAGCTAGACGGACGGTGGGCAACATTTCTAGATGTTGACATGGCTCTTCTCGAGCGGGTTCCTTTCGGAGCTTTACCAGGACCACGGCGTCGTTGATTAGAGACATACTCGCATTGAAACTTGCGGACCGTGCAATTCCAACAGGAGGGCTTGGCACCGTTACAGCGAAGCTTTCGACCTGTCGTGTGtgtgtaaaaaaaaaaagtcaaaagaTGTGACGGTTATTGTATTGATATGTTTCTCACCTCGGCAAAAGTTGCACGCTACGGCCGTCTTTTTGATGTTTCTAGATTTCCGAGCGCCCTCGTCAGCGGAAAGAGACTCTGCCCTGCGGCGCTTGCCTTCATGGGCTCCACCGGGGGCAGTGTCGGGGTCAGTGTCGACAGAACGTGGAATAGAACTAGACCGGTACGCAGAAGAATTCAAGTTTGGGCTCCTCAAGTATGCAGAGCTGGGGGCcgatagagagagagaaccGACAGGGGCATAAGTATAGGCATCTTGGCGATTAAACATGGACGCGTCTTCCTGGGGCAACATGGTGAATTGCTGCTGAGCAGGGGGGAGACTCTCGAATTGATAAGATGGGTGTTGATTGATGTTATACGGTACAGCTATTTATGGAATCAGAGAGTATAACATTAAAAAAAAGTggaataaaaaaacatacctgagGGCCAATACTGGTCGGTCCTCTCGAGAAAGTTTTGTTCTGACACACGCGCAGATGGAGCTCGTCTGTCAGAATACtgtagctgctgctgctgctgggcaCTGTCATGATAGGGACGGCGCTCTGAGAACTGGCTCTCGGTGGGCGGCTGTCGCTCGGTCCACGGCAGCCTCTCGGGGTACGGCTCTCTTTCGGGGTACGGCAGCCTTTCGGTGGAGGACTGCCTA encodes:
- a CDS encoding putative transcriptional regulatory protein (putative transcriptional regulatory protein C1773.12) — protein: MDRDQFRQSSLPSSLIPHLYTAPQQPRDSSTRTTLLDDADHPVSPPFTHLYPPQSRSPTWADGEPGPSSLARSATHPYPDYYPGRDRLYPPEAHDRLSERDYYTDRAFYPARDHYPTREPYRQSSTERLPYPEREPYPERLPWTERQPPTESQFSERRPYHDSAQQQQQLQYSDRRAPSARVSEQNFLERTDQYWPSAVPYNINQHPSYQFESLPPAQQQFTMLPQEDASMFNRQDAYTYAPVGSLSLSAPSSAYLRSPNLNSSAYRSSSIPRSVDTDPDTAPGGAHEGKRRRAESLSADEGARKSRNIKKTAVACNFCRGRKLRCNGAKPSCWNCTVRKFQCEYVSNQRRRGPGKAPKGTRSRRAMSTSRNVAHRPSSSVPEHELDALAPEVRPYTSVMALDNFAFQPPEVSPQYMTPPPPKEDHPGLYASRERETDTGDRTDAENIHRSMG